TCAGCAGCAGTCCGGCCGAGGTCAGCACGATCGCCAGGTACAGCGTCCCGCGCCGGCCGAAGCGTCCGGTGATCCGGGCGGAGAGCGCGGAGGCGAAGGTGCCGAAGACGTAGACCGCGAAGATCGAGCTGGCCAGCCCCTGGGAGAGGTTGAAGGGCGCGGCCACCAGCCGGTAGCCCATGACCGTGTAGACCGCGCCGAAGACCGTCATGAACAGCATGCCGAGCAGGAACAGCCGTCCCAGCAGCGGATTGTGCAGGTGCCCGGAGACGGTGCGGAGCAGCGCCCGCGGGTTCACCGCGCCCGGACGGAAGTGCTGGGCGCGCGGGATCAGCAGCCGGAAGCCCACCGCGCACAGCAGTGACAGCACCGCGACCGAGGCCAGCCCCCAGCGCCAGCCGAACTCCCCGGCCACCGTGCCCGAGACCAGCCGTCCGCTCATGCCGCCGATGCTGTTGCCGGCCACGTACAGGCCCATGGCCGAGGGCAGCGCCGAGGGGTGGACCTCCTCGGCGAGGTAGGCCATCGCCGTGGCCGGCAGCCCGGCCAGCGCCACGCCCTGGAGCGCCCGCAGCGCGGTCAGCACGGTGAGGTCGGGGGAGAAGGGGATCACCACGGCCAGTGCGACGGCGGCGAAGACCGACGCCGTCATCACCCTGGTCCGGCCGAACTTCTCGGACAGCGCGCTGACCGGGATCACCGCCAGCGCCAGTCCGATCGCGGCGGCCGAGACGGTGAGGCTGGCCTGCCCGGGGGTCAGCCGCAGGTCGGCCGAGAGCGCCGGCAGCAGCGCCTGGGTGGAGTAGAGCAGCAGGAAGGTGGCCAGCCCGGCGCCGAACAGGGCGAGCTGGGTGCGCCGCAGGCCCCGGCTGCCGGGCCGGTGCCGCAGGTCCTCGGTCGTGGTGGTGGCGGGGGACGACAGGGTCAGGGCATCCGGCTGCTGCGCTCCGGATGCCCCTCTGGTTGCTGGTGGCATGCTTCGAACCTAGGCACCGGCGCCTGATGCGTCCAATGCATGGAATGTCTTAGATTGATGCGATGGAGAATGACCGCAGGTCGGAGCGGGGTCTGCAACAGCGGCGTGACACGGATGGCACAGCATCGTCGACCGTCGGACTTGTTCCGGACGCTCCGGCGGTGCTGCTGGCGCCGCTGTTGGCACAGTTCGCGGCGGTCGCCCGGCTGCAGCATGTGACCAGGGCCGCCGCCGAGTTGGCCATGCCGCAGCCGACGCTGAGCCGCGCCGTCGCCCGGCTGGAGGCGGAGCTGGGGGTGGCGCTGCTGGCCCGGGAGGGCCGGACGGTCCGGCTGACCCGGGCCGGGGAGATCTTCCACGCCTCGGTCGAACGCGCGCTGGCCGAGGTCGAGCGCGGGGTGGAGTCGGCCCGCGAGGAGGCCGATCCGCACGGCGGTCGGGTCGCCTTCGGCTTCCTGCACACCATGGGCTCGGAGGCGGTGCCGATGCTGCTGCGCGGATTCCGGGCCGGCAGCCCCCGGGTGCGCTTCCAACTGGTGCAGGACTACACGGACTCGATGCTGCAGCGGCTGCTGGCCGGGGAGCTGGACCTGTGCCTGGTGTCGCCGCGTCCGGA
The Streptacidiphilus albus JL83 genome window above contains:
- a CDS encoding MFS transporter, whose amino-acid sequence is MPPATRGASGAQQPDALTLSSPATTTTEDLRHRPGSRGLRRTQLALFGAGLATFLLLYSTQALLPALSADLRLTPGQASLTVSAAAIGLALAVIPVSALSEKFGRTRVMTASVFAAVALAVVIPFSPDLTVLTALRALQGVALAGLPATAMAYLAEEVHPSALPSAMGLYVAGNSIGGMSGRLVSGTVAGEFGWRWGLASVAVLSLLCAVGFRLLIPRAQHFRPGAVNPRALLRTVSGHLHNPLLGRLFLLGMLFMTVFGAVYTVMGYRLVAAPFNLSQGLASSIFAVYVFGTFASALSARITGRFGRRGTLYLAIVLTSAGLLLTLPASLPSALLGLVLITAGFFTGHCVASASVGRTATHGRAQAAALYLAAYYLGNSLGGTLGADAYHSAGWGGTVVVGLGAMVLAAGITLYATARAHVAARAAVPVAALR
- a CDS encoding LysR family transcriptional regulator translates to MENDRRSERGLQQRRDTDGTASSTVGLVPDAPAVLLAPLLAQFAAVARLQHVTRAAAELAMPQPTLSRAVARLEAELGVALLAREGRTVRLTRAGEIFHASVERALAEVERGVESAREEADPHGGRVAFGFLHTMGSEAVPMLLRGFRAGSPRVRFQLVQDYTDSMLQRLLAGELDLCLVSPRPDHPELASRRLGEQRLRLVVPADHRLAGRQRVRLGEVSGDAFVTLEPGYGLRRITDALCAEAGFTPRVSFEGEEAETLRGLVAAGLGVAVLPPATAPRPDVAELQLSSPGARRELALAWVTGRPLTPPAEAFRAYVLSVRDQLPLHS